The following nucleotide sequence is from Anabaena sphaerica FACHB-251.
TTCACTAACTTTTACGGTTCCAGCCCAAGCAGACTGAGTTGTTAATACCGCTGCTGTTACACCAGGTAAGAAACTATGGAATAATTGCTGTCCTTTCACCGCATCCCCTCACACGAAAAACCATCTAGCGGCAGAAAACTTGTCTTCACACAGAATATAGCACGACACTATATGAAGCAAATAATATACTGCTATACCGAATGAATTGATATTCTTTCAGGATTGAGCAGTCTATTTGTCTTCAAAACGTTTGACAATGCGAGAAAGTTCCGCCTTTTCGTCTATGCTAACGCGGGTAGGCGCTCCACTGACAATTCTCTCGTAATTACGGAAGGAATCTTTAATATTAGGTCCGTCAGCCGTAATATTGTACTCGCGAATCCCCTTATCGTGCCACGACCCCCGCATTTTAAATACATTGATTGCCCGTGACATTTCTCCATGAATTTCTACGTACTGCAACATAAGAATAGTATCAGTAATCGTGGAAATATGAGAATCCGTAATTGAATGTGAACCCATAAATTGGTCACTTGTATTGGTAAAGAAGCCTGTGATTTCTTCTTGTTTAGCATAGCCTGTGACACCAATGACAAACTGGCGAAAAGCATTATTGCTTACGCCTCTAGCCAGTGCTGAAAGGGAGTCAATAGCAATCCGGGCTGGTTTAAAATCAGCAATTTCTGATTTAATAATTTGTAAGTGATCTTCTAAACCAGTTGATTCGGGATAGGTACAAATTATTTTTAATAAACCTTGGTGTTCTAATTCCTCAAAGTCAATTCCCCAAGAATAGGCGTTACGAGACAGTTGAGCGCGGGATTCTTCATAAGCAAATAATATTGCTCTCTCACCGCTGACACAGCCATCTTGAATAAACTTGCTGACCAAGAGAGTTTTACCCGTACCTGTGGCTCCTGTGGCTAAAATAATCGAGTCTTTAAAGAAACCACCTCCACACATTTCATCTAGAGTCTTGACTCCTGAAGATACGCGCACATTTGAAGACCGCTGGGTTAAACGCATTGCGCCCAAGGGGAAGATGTTGACTCCTGCATTGGTAATTGTAAATGGATATTCACCTTTCATGTGGGTTGTACCGCGCAATTTGAGAATTTCGATGGTGCGGCGGCGGCGTTCTCCTTCTAAAACGTTGCGAACAATTACCACATTGTCAGAAACAAATTCTTCTACCCCAAAAGAAGCTACAGGCCCATATTCTTCTCCACGTTCTGTTGTAATTATAGTCGTGACATATAATTGTTTAAGACGTGCTACTAGGCGAAATATTTCTCGCCGCACTACTCCTACGGCTTCATATTGCTGAAATACTGCTGTAATCGAATCTATGGAAACCCGATGAGCTTTGTATTTGCGGATCGCATATTGTAAGCGTTCAATTAAGGCTGAGAGATCAAAATTACCGACGATATCTTGCCCTTCAGGATCGGGGGAAGCGTCGAGAATAAACAGTTTTCCCTCGTCAATTAGTTTTTGTAAATTCCAGCCGAAAATATGGGCGTTTTTAATAATGTCGCTGGGTGATTCCTCGAAGGTAACAAATACTCCTGGTTCATCAAAATAGGTGATGCCATTATAGAGAAATTGCAGGGATAATAAGGTTTTACCTGTACCAGAAGTGCCGCTGACTAAGGTTGTTCTCCCAACTGGTAAACCGCCATGACTAATATCGTCAAAACCCTCAATCATTGTGCGAATTTTCTCTACACCACCAATTTGGGGCTTTTGTTGTTCTTGTTTCTCTTGGTCACTCATTGCTGATCATATATGGGTATTTAAACCGATTTTAAAAATTACTAAAGTTTGTACTCAGTTTTTATGAATTTTATGACTAAATATTTTACTGTTCCCAGTCTTCTTCACTCAATTCTTCATAAAGTAAGTCTAAGCCTATTAAAACTCTTTCCCTATCCGAAAGATCACCAATAATTTTGCGAACGGGAGGCGGCAAAATCTTCGATAATGTTGGTGTGGCTAATATTTTATCTTCTTCTGCTAACTGTGGGTTTTTGAGGACATCGATCACTTTTAAAGCATAAACTCCTTCAAACTCCTGTTCTAATATGTTTTTGAGTGTGCTTAATGCTCGCACGGAGTTGGGTGTGTTCCCTGCTACATAAAGCTTGAGAACATAGGTTTTTCTGGCTTTATTCATAAATTTACAGGCTAGATATGAGAATAGGAATCCAAAATATGCTGAGGTATCTATCTGAATCAATAACAGATGTCAGTGTAAATAGGATGAATCTTAATGATTTTAAAATAAATCCTGTTAATCATTGAATCTAAAAATCCTGAACCAAAATCCCAAATAGTATGACTTTGTTCAGTTTATTTTAGAAATCGAACATCTATATACTTCACACAAATTCGCCAGTATATCTATCAATGTCAATCTATAATCAAGTAACGTTTCATCGCTCCTTCCTTCTAACTTTAACTGCTTGGAAAATTCGTCAATAAGTTCCATGTGAATTTCTATAATTTGTGGCACAGGAATATTAGCATAAAATAAGGCGTTGATAAATTTATCAATGGTAGTTTTTAGAGTTTTCTCTGTGATAAAGTAATTGAGCAGAATTTTGCGGTAATCTGCTTTGAGATCATTTAATATTTCCTGCTTTTCGGCTGGACTCATTTCTTGAAAGCATTGCTGGTTTTTTTGTTCATTACACGCCAATACAAGAACATATTGATCATAATGCTTCAATAATTGATAGGTGCTTACCTGTCTCTTGTTGTGTAAATATTGTATTTTTGTCGGAGTGCTAACAGTCAGGGGCAAAGTAAATAATTGGTAAAAAATCTCATCAATAAAATTCCTCAACTGCCCAATAAAGCCTTGTTGCTTATTCACAGTCTCAGGATTATATAAATATTTCTTAACATCTGGTAGCCAAATCAATAATATAGGTAATATCATTTACTCTTTATATATTTAGATGATTGATCGCCGAGAGTATAGGTTCAGTGCGGATTAATTTTGGTAAAAGTTTTTAAGTACGCAGGGTAAAGAACGCCTTGTGTCAACAAATATTTAGAAATTGCCCATCCCTAACTTGTTTTTGCCAGTGAGTGGTATAACTTAGTAGGTAATTAGTAAAGCGTTTAGTAGAGAGTATGCAGTAGCTAATTTTATGACCTATATATGTATATCTATCTGAATATAGATTTTTTAAATTTGCTCCTTGATAAGATACATAAACGAACTTAAAGTATTGTCTCATTCTAAATCATTATAATTCCTCAAGGTTCTAAAACGAATCTTTGGAGCGATAATTGTTTTAGCTGTAACTATCGATCAGGAGTTTCCATACCAGTAGGATACTGGTGAGAATGTCTGCTAGTTCACAAAAGTGGCACAGGCAAGCATAGCCACTCTGGGAATTATGGGATTAAGCAATTGCCTATCAAAGCTGCTTTCGTTGCTTCGATATATTTACAGTCTCACCAAGCAAGATTGTATGCATCTTCTTGGAGGACATGGCTTCAGGCATGAAAACCATCAGCACTTTGGCAGATGTTGATGCCAGAGGCAACTACAGGAAGAAAGAACCCCTAAGCCTTATGTTAATGCTACAGTACCCGCTTTATGACTTTCTAGCAACCGTACCCAGCTGCTCAGAAACAAGTACTCTGGCAGTGGTGCTGGAGATTTTGGAGAAAGAGCAGTGCGATCGCTTGGTAGTGGTAAATCGACAACAATGTCCCATCGGATTGTTGTATTCTGCACGGTTGATACCGAAATTATTAGCAGCTGCCAGTGGTGAAACGTTTTTAAATCTGCAACAGCCAATCTCAACATTGAATCCGAGTCTGATTTTGCCCATACAGACAATACCAGCTTCTGAGCCACTGGATAAATTAAGTTTGTTTTTACGTTACCAACAAAACCAAAAAAATAGAAATTTAGATTGGGCGTTGATTGACTCAGATGGTAAATTTTTGGGTCTGCTTGATAACACACGCCTATTAAGCTTTTTCGCTAAGAATAAAGTCACAATTGCCTCTAACGTTACAGGCAAAACGGAGAATAATACTAGGGTAGAAACTCGCTCCAACAAGCAAAAACAACATCAGCCACTCAAAAACAACCCTTTAGTGCAGTTGCTGGAAAGACTGCCTTGGCCTTTAATGTTGCAAACAAGTACGGGCGAAGTACTAACACAAAATCCAGCTTGGTGGCAACAATTGGGAGTGTTGAAAGATCCAGAAGGAATCAGGCTACAGGTAGAAACTATCCTGTCTCCTGTCAGCCGTGAAGATGCAGAATACATCAATCAACAAACACTAAAGGTTAATCCTGATATTCGCAGGGGTGAAACCGAAGATCCCCCTACGTCGATGAAACGGACTCCGGGAGGGAATAACTTGCCCCCAACCAGTCAAGTACCTCGCTCAACATCAGTTTTAGCAATGATGCAGGAAGCACAGGGAAGAGCAAATGCGGCATCCAGTCACTGCTATTTGGATGCTCAACAGGGAACTTGTACTTGTGTTGTCGAAGTACAGAATGGTCAAGAGCGAATTTGGCAGTTTGCTAAAATCCCCTTGGATAGTCCCGAGTTGAAAGTCTGGAGTGGAGATTCAGAAGTTATTCTCTCAACTGAGAACTCAGAACAATTAACGGATGACCTGTGGTTAGTTTTAGCCACTGATGTCACCGAACAGCAACAACTTTTCAAAGAACTGGCAGCTAAAAACGCCGATTTAATTCAACTCAATCGGTTAAAAGATGAGTTTTTAGCTTGTATTAGCCATGAACTGAAAACCCCCTTGACAGCAGTTTTAGGCTTGTCAAGATTACTTGTAGATCAACAATTAGGAGAACTCAACGAGCGACAAGCGCGTTATGCGGGTTTGATTCATAAAAGTGGCCGCCATTTGATGAGTGTGGTAAATGATATTTTAGATTTGACTCGGATGGAAACTGGACAGATGGAACTCACTCCATCCCCAGTACAAATTCGGGAAGTGTGCGATCGCGCTTTATCAGAAGCAAAAACACTCAACAGTCAACCCAGCAAAGCCACCCTGTCGTCATCTAATCACCAATTCAGCCTCACCATTGAACCAGGCTTAGAGCAGATGGTCGCAGATGAATTACGCTTGCGCCAAATGCTGGTACACTTACTTTCCAACGCTTTTAAGTTCACTGAAACTTCTGGGGAAATTGGACTGCGGGTAAATCGCTGGGAAGGGTGGATCGCTTTTACAGTCTGGGATACAGGTATTGGTATTCCCGAACATCAACAACATTTAATATTTCAAAAATTCCAACAGTTAGAAAATCCCCTGACTCGCCAATTTGAAGGCACTGGTTTGGGGCTGGTATTAACAAGAGCTTTAGCTCGATTGCATGGTGGAGATGTCAGCTTTTTGTCTCGTGAAGGCAAAGGTAGCCAGTTTACACTGCTATTACCACCTTGTCCCCCGAAAACCAGCTTTGCTGAATCAGAAGGGGGAAATTCAGAATCACATCAACCTATTTCTTCTCAACGTTTAATATTAGTAGTTGAGGCAGTAGCTCGATATATTGAAGACCTCACCCAACATCTTAAAGGTTTAGGTTATCGGGTGGTAATTGCCCGTTCGGGGACAGAAGCACTAGAAAAAGCTCGTCGCTTGCAACCAAAAACTATATTTTTGAATCCGTTGCTACCCCTACTCTCAGGTTGGGATGTGCTGACTTTACTAAAATCTGATAGTGCAACTCGCCATATTCCTGTCATTGTTACAGCTACGGGCGCAGAAAAGGAACACGCTTATGCTAACAGGGCTGATGATTTCTTGAGCTTACCAGTCGAGCATCAAGCTTTAGTACCTATCCTAGAAAGATTATGTGCTGCACCAGAAGTTGAGCAGATAGGTTTAGAAAATAACGATATCGCACTAACGAAAACTCCGCTGCGGATTCTGCGGTTGGTGAATCCAGAATTAGAGTCTGTTAATCCCCAACCTTCCCTGCGGGAACATCGAGTCATTGAAGTAGATGATTTGGATCAAGCAGAACTTTTAGCACGGGTGTGGCAGTTCGATGTAATTTTGCTGGATGTTGACAATTCTATAGCCCATCATTATCTGCAACAGTTGACTAAGTACCAAAGGTTAGCGAATTTACCTTTGGTAACTTGTGATGTAGCCACTACCTTGGCAGCTTCCCAAATACCAGGATTAGGTGTATTCCCTTGCTTAACTCCTTTAGGCAGGGAAAACGCCAGCAGCAAAGGAAAACCAGATCCTTTATTATCAGTGTTACAAATTGCTTCTGGTATTGGCTGTCCTCCTAATATTTTAGTGGTAGATGTGACTATGTTGCTTGATTTGCCACAGGGAAAACGCCAGCAAACTAAGGGTTATCGGTTAGAAAAAAAATCTTCTCTACGAGACGCTACCCAAACACTTAAAATTGACTATGGACGGGGTAATTCATCCCCAAATCCTGAACGTGGTTCCGAGTGGTTTCAAGCTTTAATTCAGTATTTACAAACTGCCGGTTTTAAAGCAGCTATGGGTAACTGTTGGGCGGAAGTGTTGCAACAAATTCGCCATCAAAGTGTTGATTTACTACTAATTTGTTTAGGAGAATCTGCCAATCAGAAAGAAGTACAAAAAGCGTTAAAAGATTTGTCAGATTTATCGTTGAATTTACCGCCAATTTTGGTACTTGGCAAAAGTTTAAATCAGGTAGATACAGAAAGTGGGAAAACGAAAAAGAATGAATATCAATCGAAAGAAAATGTCGTTAGTGAATTAGCGGATCTAACCGAAGGTATCGCTACCCAGATATTACCTCGTTCTATTTCCATGGAAGACTTATTAATTCAGATTAATCAAGCTTTAGGAAAGGGATGATTGGGGACTAGGGACTGGGGACTGGCGAGGTTAATAACCTAATTACCAATTACCAATTACCAATTACCAATTATGAAATTTTCATTTTGTCTTTTTGTTCTTTTTTAATTCGTTGGAAGGGAATGCGAATGAGATGATAAGCGCCTTGGGTGGAAATGTTCTTGTAATCATCTGGTGGTAAGTCCATTTCGAGCAGCTTTTTCTGCTCGGCTAAAAGTAGTAGTGATGGTGGTTGGACTTTGGCCGCTGCTTGGTTGTGAATATAATCTAGAGCTTCTTGGGAAAACTTCAGATATTTGACAGTTTTTTGAGTGTAGAAAGTTACTGTCGGCTTTTTGAAACCGACCATGACTAATTCTTCATTAGGTTGTTTTTCTTGAACTGCGATCGCAGATAATTGTCTTAAAGGTAGCTGACGCTGTTCATCCATCAAAAACAAAGCAGGCATTAAAACCAGAGCCAAAAATGCCACAAATCCCACAACATTAACGGCAATGATAGGACGAAAACGATGACTCAAGATTAAAGCAGCGATAACAATAGCAGCAACAAGCCAAATTATACCCCCCACAGTTGTTAAACCTGAGTTTTGAATTTGTTGGTACAATTCAGGTGCAGCGGGGTCTGTGCCTACTAGCTTGAAGAGGTTAAATAAGGCTACTGCTATGGTTGATAAAAAGGCCACATTCACCCAAGCACTGATGCGGAAAGCTTGATCAATTTGTGTGTTTGAGAACAGGTCACTCCAGAGTAAAGCCACCAGAATAGCTGCTGCTGGCATTAAAGGTAATACATAACTGGGAAGTTTGGTGACAGCGATGGTGAAAAAGCCGAAGACACCAAGAAACCAGAAACAGGCAAATAGACCCAGTTGTTGAGAACGTTCCTGGTTGAGTAAATGCGATGCCTGCGGTGGACGGAGCCAACGCTGCCAAAATTTTAATCTCGCTATGGAAGCAGGTATAAAAACTGAATATGGTGCAAAACCCAACAACACTACTAAAAAGTAAAAATACCAAGGGGCTGAGTGACCATTAACAACCTCTGTAAACCGTTCTATGTTGTGATAACCAAAAAAGGCGTTAATAAAATTCCAGCCATTGCGCCAAGTCACCAAAGCATACCAGGGAGCAGATATCAGGAATACTATGAATAGTCCCAAAATTGGGCGCATTTCTCGCCACAGTTCCCAGAATTTGCCCAGGTATAAGGCAAAGGCAATCATAATCAGTCCTGGTAAAACAATTCCTACTGGTCCTTTGGTTAAAATTGCCCCAGCAATCAGCACATAACAGGCCAAGTACCATTTATTGGGGAAGGGGGAAGGGGCAGAATTTTGAGCGTATCCCAAAAAGAAGCAGAGCAAAGCAGAGGCTATACAACCGGTGAGTAACATATCAGAAACACCGATTCTGCCCCAAACAATCATTTCCGGGTTGATTGCGATTAAAGCTGATGCAACAGCCGCTGTTAAGTAACGACGACTAGGATTTGCAGCTTGTTCTAATTCATCTTTTTTGCCCAGATGCCACTGTACAGTGTAGAATGCTAAAGCGGTGACACCAGTTGCTGCTAATGCTGAGGGTATGCGTGCTGCCCATTCATTTACACCCATAATGGAGTAGGCGATCGCTTGACACCAGTAAATTAAAGCTGGTTTGTCAAAACGAGTTTCACCATTAAAAAACGGTGTAATCCAATCACCTGTAACTAGCATTTGCCGGGAAGCTTCAGCAAACAGTGGCTCAGTTTCGTCAACCAAGCCAACGTTGCCCAAATTCCAGCCAAACGCTATCCAGTTAATCAACAGCAACCATACTATGGAAATAGTCACAGCAAGGGCTGGACGCTGTTCTATTTTGTTCAACCATTGGTCAACAGGACGAGTAACGCTCAATTTTAGCCTCATAAATCCATATTCACAGACACGGTGAATCGCGCCTTTCTGATCAACACAATAATTCAAAAGTCGTTTATTAGTTTGATTTTGTTCTCACATCACAGCAGGCAAAAGGCAAAAGCCAGGGGGCAGGAGGAAGAAGGCATTTCTGGAAAGTGCCTAAAGCATTTGTATCAAACTGTGTTTACTTATATAGACCCTCAAATATGAACCGCTCTAATTTATTCACTTTGCCATTGGTAACTGTAGGCTTGCTGCTGTACAGTGCGATGAATACTGATAAGAGCCTATCTCAACCCGCCGCTATTGATTTCAATCAACTTTCTAATGGTAACTATCGGTTTTGTAGTCAACAACCCAAAACAACTAATGTAGCTTCTCCAGATGCCATCATTGGTAATTGTTTTTTATTTCGGAAAACAGGAAATCAGGTTGTGGGAACTTATTATGATACTAGGACATTAGGGGAAGAAAGCCTGTGTTTAAGAGGAACTTTGAGCAATCGCTTAGTCGGTGAAGGTTTAGAAGTGATTGGTGGTATTGGTCGTCAAAAAATACCAGCCAAAGCTCAAGGTTCGCGTCTGGTAAATTGGGACAAGGAAGGAATTTTGCAAGTTGCCAAAGCCATACCCTATGGTAAACGTACAGCATTTGGTCAACCAATACACTACCGCCAAGCCATCGTGGATTTTAAACGGCTTTATGCCTACAATTTAGGCAATAAATTACCACCTACACGCTGTCTGCGGTAACTTTCCAGAAACAAACATAGGTGACAGGGAATAGGGAATAGGGAATGGGGAAAAAATTCAGTCTAAAAAACGGTTTTAGCTGACTGTTGACCGCTGACCGCTATATTTATCTAACCATGACTGCACAGCAGATTTTAATCCTGCTCTTTCCGCATCTTTAATTCCTTGGGGATCAAAACGATAGCGATAATGAAGATCAATCAAAGATGATAGCTCGTCAATCAAATCAGATGTAGGTATTTCCTCTTTTAGCCTCAGCATCCAACTCTTTAAAGACTCTGAAGGTTGACGTATAAATCCTAATTCATTTAATGCCTTTTCAATCAAGTAAAATTCAGAATCCTTGCTTATATCTACTTCAGATTTATTGATTTCTGTAGGTAATATCTGTTTCTTAAATACACGCCGCACTTTTTTTGGCGGAGCAGATTTAGCTATC
It contains:
- the kaiC gene encoding circadian clock protein KaiC, encoding MSDQEKQEQQKPQIGGVEKIRTMIEGFDDISHGGLPVGRTTLVSGTSGTGKTLLSLQFLYNGITYFDEPGVFVTFEESPSDIIKNAHIFGWNLQKLIDEGKLFILDASPDPEGQDIVGNFDLSALIERLQYAIRKYKAHRVSIDSITAVFQQYEAVGVVRREIFRLVARLKQLYVTTIITTERGEEYGPVASFGVEEFVSDNVVIVRNVLEGERRRRTIEILKLRGTTHMKGEYPFTITNAGVNIFPLGAMRLTQRSSNVRVSSGVKTLDEMCGGGFFKDSIILATGATGTGKTLLVSKFIQDGCVSGERAILFAYEESRAQLSRNAYSWGIDFEELEHQGLLKIICTYPESTGLEDHLQIIKSEIADFKPARIAIDSLSALARGVSNNAFRQFVIGVTGYAKQEEITGFFTNTSDQFMGSHSITDSHISTITDTILMLQYVEIHGEMSRAINVFKMRGSWHDKGIREYNITADGPNIKDSFRNYERIVSGAPTRVSIDEKAELSRIVKRFEDK
- the kaiB gene encoding circadian clock protein KaiB codes for the protein MNKARKTYVLKLYVAGNTPNSVRALSTLKNILEQEFEGVYALKVIDVLKNPQLAEEDKILATPTLSKILPPPVRKIIGDLSDRERVLIGLDLLYEELSEEDWEQ
- a CDS encoding KaiA family protein yields the protein MILPILLIWLPDVKKYLYNPETVNKQQGFIGQLRNFIDEIFYQLFTLPLTVSTPTKIQYLHNKRQVSTYQLLKHYDQYVLVLACNEQKNQQCFQEMSPAEKQEILNDLKADYRKILLNYFITEKTLKTTIDKFINALFYANIPVPQIIEIHMELIDEFSKQLKLEGRSDETLLDYRLTLIDILANLCEVYRCSISKIN
- a CDS encoding ATP-binding protein, which translates into the protein MLMLQYPLYDFLATVPSCSETSTLAVVLEILEKEQCDRLVVVNRQQCPIGLLYSARLIPKLLAAASGETFLNLQQPISTLNPSLILPIQTIPASEPLDKLSLFLRYQQNQKNRNLDWALIDSDGKFLGLLDNTRLLSFFAKNKVTIASNVTGKTENNTRVETRSNKQKQHQPLKNNPLVQLLERLPWPLMLQTSTGEVLTQNPAWWQQLGVLKDPEGIRLQVETILSPVSREDAEYINQQTLKVNPDIRRGETEDPPTSMKRTPGGNNLPPTSQVPRSTSVLAMMQEAQGRANAASSHCYLDAQQGTCTCVVEVQNGQERIWQFAKIPLDSPELKVWSGDSEVILSTENSEQLTDDLWLVLATDVTEQQQLFKELAAKNADLIQLNRLKDEFLACISHELKTPLTAVLGLSRLLVDQQLGELNERQARYAGLIHKSGRHLMSVVNDILDLTRMETGQMELTPSPVQIREVCDRALSEAKTLNSQPSKATLSSSNHQFSLTIEPGLEQMVADELRLRQMLVHLLSNAFKFTETSGEIGLRVNRWEGWIAFTVWDTGIGIPEHQQHLIFQKFQQLENPLTRQFEGTGLGLVLTRALARLHGGDVSFLSREGKGSQFTLLLPPCPPKTSFAESEGGNSESHQPISSQRLILVVEAVARYIEDLTQHLKGLGYRVVIARSGTEALEKARRLQPKTIFLNPLLPLLSGWDVLTLLKSDSATRHIPVIVTATGAEKEHAYANRADDFLSLPVEHQALVPILERLCAAPEVEQIGLENNDIALTKTPLRILRLVNPELESVNPQPSLREHRVIEVDDLDQAELLARVWQFDVILLDVDNSIAHHYLQQLTKYQRLANLPLVTCDVATTLAASQIPGLGVFPCLTPLGRENASSKGKPDPLLSVLQIASGIGCPPNILVVDVTMLLDLPQGKRQQTKGYRLEKKSSLRDATQTLKIDYGRGNSSPNPERGSEWFQALIQYLQTAGFKAAMGNCWAEVLQQIRHQSVDLLLICLGESANQKEVQKALKDLSDLSLNLPPILVLGKSLNQVDTESGKTKKNEYQSKENVVSELADLTEGIATQILPRSISMEDLLIQINQALGKG
- a CDS encoding ArnT family glycosyltransferase codes for the protein MRLKLSVTRPVDQWLNKIEQRPALAVTISIVWLLLINWIAFGWNLGNVGLVDETEPLFAEASRQMLVTGDWITPFFNGETRFDKPALIYWCQAIAYSIMGVNEWAARIPSALAATGVTALAFYTVQWHLGKKDELEQAANPSRRYLTAAVASALIAINPEMIVWGRIGVSDMLLTGCIASALLCFFLGYAQNSAPSPFPNKWYLACYVLIAGAILTKGPVGIVLPGLIMIAFALYLGKFWELWREMRPILGLFIVFLISAPWYALVTWRNGWNFINAFFGYHNIERFTEVVNGHSAPWYFYFLVVLLGFAPYSVFIPASIARLKFWQRWLRPPQASHLLNQERSQQLGLFACFWFLGVFGFFTIAVTKLPSYVLPLMPAAAILVALLWSDLFSNTQIDQAFRISAWVNVAFLSTIAVALFNLFKLVGTDPAAPELYQQIQNSGLTTVGGIIWLVAAIVIAALILSHRFRPIIAVNVVGFVAFLALVLMPALFLMDEQRQLPLRQLSAIAVQEKQPNEELVMVGFKKPTVTFYTQKTVKYLKFSQEALDYIHNQAAAKVQPPSLLLLAEQKKLLEMDLPPDDYKNISTQGAYHLIRIPFQRIKKEQKDKMKIS